Part of the Echeneis naucrates chromosome 18, fEcheNa1.1, whole genome shotgun sequence genome is shown below.
GGCTTCAGTTTCTACACTGTCAGGACATTAACCACAGTAAATGTACTGATtgccagcagcagctttggTTATGGAAGTGATGCTTATTTACTGTTAGAGGCGATCATCAAGTTATCAGACATGCTCATGATTTCAGCTTGCTTTAAAGCAGACAAAAGCATTGTTTAATCCATTCCATATACTTTGAACCTTGTGTTTGTGGTGTCAGGATGTCTTTAAAAAAGCAGCCCTCCACACTCTTTTTAAATGCGAAGCATACAGCCCATAGCCACTGTTGCAGGCCTCCTGTGTTTAGTTATAGTTTCGTGAAGTTGTCATTAGATAGCTGTTGGTGAAGGGGTTGAGCAATCAGTTTGGAAACTATAAATAATGACGCTTTCTTTTCAGTAAATTAGTTATGGAAGATTGTTATGAGGTATTACTATCAGTTGCTTCAGTGCTAAATGTCACAATGCTAATGTGGTATGTGATCTTATTCCAAGCGAGCGCGCTTCTTTGGGGAGAACGAAGGACTTGACGACTACATGGAGGCCAGGGAGGGGATGCACCTGAAGAATGTGGATTTCCGAGAACACATCTTGGCGTTCCCAGATCCTGCTCACCAGCCGTGGTTTTCTAGGCACAAGGTGttttggttagcttcagctttCCTGCTGTCGTGGCCACTGCGTGTGGTGTCAGAATATCGCACAGCCTATGTCCACTACCATGTGGAGAAGCTGTTTGGGGAGGATGAGGATACTGgcggtggaggtggagggggtggcGGACCAGTAGGAGGGGGTAGAGGGGATGGGACTGAGGGTGGGGTAGAGAATGGGATCCATCCAGGGGGAATTGGGATTGGAATTGGTCTGAATGGGACCAGCTACAGAGCCATCTCACGGGTCAACACAGTGGACATGACAGAATTGGAATGGCACATCCGCTGTAACCAACAGATGGTTCCAAGCTATTCCGAAGCCCTCCTTATGGACCTGGAAACAAGTGGGGGGACAAACCCTACTGTCTCTACACCCATTTCTGGTCCTCCAAGCACCACCCTCAACCAGGGGACCAACCCACCTCCTCTGGCTCTGCCTGTGGTGTTCAACTCAGCTTACCTCCTTCAGAGCTGCCCTCGATGCCGCAGGACAACATCGAGTTCCAGTCTTCCCTCAAGGTTAAGAGCCCCAATGGGGACCACAGCCCTCCTGAATGCTACTGTGGCAGGAATTAGGGCAGCAGGGCCAGCAGGTGGGGCTATTGGGGGAAGGTTGGTGCTCAGTCGGAGTGGATTCTCACTAGGGAGACTGGGAGGTGGCCGCCAGAACAGCCTATTTCACTCAAGAAGCATGGGAGGAGGGCTGGGAGGAAGTagggaagatggaggaggaagcgGAGCGGGAGGTGGCGGAGGCGGAGGTGGAGGATTCCTTGGGCTAGGTTCAAGACAGGACAATGAGGAGACCAGGGGGGTGCtagaaggagaaggagatgatgacgaggaagaggagcagcaggaggaggaggtgagaagAAGGGAAGATAGGgtaagaggaggcagagaaagggaCGAAGAAGCAGAGCAAGACAGTGGAGGGGGAGGTGAGGTGCGGGAAGGTGAGAGGGATCGTCCTCCATCTTACCAGGACGCATTCTTCTTTCCTGTCCTCATTATACACGGAGAGGAGAGCTGCCATGCTGGAGACGACATGTGACCAATAGAAAATTCAACACATTAAGAGGCTAAAGGAGCAGAAAGAATGAACTGAACACAAAGAGAGGATCTAATGTATCCTTCATCCCCTTCGCAGAGGAAGGAGATGAAGGATACATTACATACGATAGACCTGAAGAATTAATTTAATGGCAACTAAATTAGATTGTAAGAAAGGAGTAGGTTGACAGGATACCAACCACAGAAAGAGAAGGTAGGATTCAGTCAAAGGTAAGCATTTAAGATAAGAATGGACCTGTAATAGACAGAATTACAGATAAAGGGAACAGAGAAGTGTGATGGATGGAGTAGGAAGAGAAAATCAAATGCACTGTCAGCagggaggagaaacaggaaagtCAACACAGTGGCACAGCTACTGGGGACTGTAACAGATTCAGTgcaaactggaggaaatgctGGTGGCTGGTTAAGTAGAAGATGAAAGCTAAAAGTGCAGGAGTTAGATAAGATTGTGTCTGAGAAAATGAGTAAAGGCAAAAATATCCTTGCAATTATAGAAGTTTCTACAAAGAGATGTGTGTGAGATGAGTGTGAGAGAGGCGATGACAGATCAGATACTTGGGGAAGGATAGAAAGACTGAAAACTTGTCCATTTCCAGATATATCTATGCAAGAATAGCAGTGGGAGGAGTAACAAGTCTAAAGATAGCAACTGGAGAGCAGTGGAGAGACTCCAAAGTAGCTGAGTGGTAATGCgtatcatttttaaaagaaaactgacaTATTGTGAAAGGGTAGTTTAAAAGCTTGGAGGTTCAGTctttataaaatcaaaatacatagagacagacaaaatatagcatatataaaaattaaatcttGAAAATCACAAGAATATAATATTTCAGATGAGAGTGGAAATAgtggtgacaaaaaaaagattccaAAATACACCATAgataagtggaaaaaaaagacaaaacatgatCCTGGAAaggtaaatgtgaaaaaagctTCAGGGAAGGGAGTAGAAAAGGAGAAGTAGGATAAAAAATATAGACCACATTACAGAATTTGACAGATAACTCAGATAATTAAAACAGAATTATCAAAAATATCAACTCAAGAGGGGGAGAAGACAAAGATAGAGCATttatcacacagaaaaaacagccagtgagcagcagctctgacctCAAATCTATTTAACATTGAAATCTTCCTTGATAT
Proteins encoded:
- the LOC115059292 gene encoding transmembrane protein 151B-like — its product is MQTEEETAAAAEPILEEGSGREQQRPVQQSLASSLCRESHWKCLLLTLLMYGCFATLAWCALCRVPVLGSSAIPLGADDDATSAAYYNDILHLESPCSSGYVYIPLAFLAMLYVVYLVECWHCFSKTAMLAHAEFQEVYERVQRLQQATPCIWWKAISYHYVRRTRQVTRYRNGDAYTTTQVYHERVNTHASSSEFDYARYGVKDVSKELLDLQLHPAVRLRFTKCFSFSSARAEAAYLTQRARFFGENEGLDDYMEAREGMHLKNVDFREHILAFPDPAHQPWFSRHKVFWLASAFLLSWPLRVVSEYRTAYVHYHVEKLFGEDEDTGGGGGGGGGPVGGGRGDGTEGGVENGIHPGGIGIGIGLNGTSYRAISRVNTVDMTELEWHIRCNQQMVPSYSEALLMDLETSGGTNPTVSTPISGPPSTTLNQGTNPPPLALPVVFNSAYLLQSCPRCRRTTSSSSLPSRLRAPMGTTALLNATVAGIRAAGPAGGAIGGRLVLSRSGFSLGRLGGGRQNSLFHSRSMGGGLGGSREDGGGSGAGGGGGGGGGFLGLGSRQDNEETRGVLEGEGDDDEEEEQQEEEVRRREDRVRGGRERDEEAEQDSGGGGEVREGERDRPPSYQDAFFFPVLIIHGEESCHAGDDM